GGATGTGCTTTTCAATGTCTTCAGCCAGCTGCTCCGCCTTGATCTGATCAGGAGGTTCAGGATGGAGGGCAGCTAAGAGAAGGTGAACGCATTTGGTCCTCACAGAGTCCGACAAAGCAGAAGTACCCTGGAGGGGACGGTCTGCCTGCTGTTCTGGAGCACGTACTCCACCATCTCCATCCACTTGGGCTGAAGAACCTGCAGGATCTTTTCTCTCATCTGAGTGTGTCCCTCCTGTCCTCTCACAGCTGTACTGTTTCCTCCACCTGGACAACAAGCTCTTAACCCCCTTCCTCACATTGGTGTCTGAGCAGGTCTTCAAGATTCCATAGAGGACTTTGACCAGTTCTGTTGTTTCCAGCTGCTCTGCTGTGATGTGAGACTTATCCAGGTCACCAAGGAGGGTCTGGATGTCCACGAAGCTTCGGTCTGCAGCCAGCTTCTCCATCTGGACAGCAAGGTGGACGATTTCCTTTGTGTCCATCATGGCTGCAGAGAATGTTATCTATTTTAGACCTTGGCAGGATGCATGTCTGTTATGTTTGATGTCCTAACGTAGATAGAGATGTCAGCAACACGCTTAAATACAGAATAAATGGGTTTAGACTGATTTACCTGAGCTTCTTCATGAGTTTCAGCTTCTTCCTGCTAACTGAGAACCTCAAACAAGGGAGCAGCCATATTGTTTTTGTCTTTCATCTATGAAACTAACTACATGCACCACTAGATGGAGCTGCTGACTCACTCACTCTGAAGGTTCAGCTGAAAGTCTTTCTGCATTTATGGGGAATAAAGTTTGTAATGTTTGATTTGTAAGTTCACCACAGTAGATGTGCTGCAGGATTATAGCTTTTGTAAAAGGATTCAGACGTGTGCATTTGGCTTCTAGGGGCGTTTATTCCCACAGCAAGCACAAACCCTTTCTTTAGACT
This sequence is a window from Nothobranchius furzeri strain GRZ-AD chromosome 14, NfurGRZ-RIMD1, whole genome shotgun sequence. Protein-coding genes within it:
- the LOC107380870 gene encoding transcription elongation factor A N-terminal and central domain-containing protein, whose translation is MMDTKEIVHLAVQMEKLAADRSFVDIQTLLGDLDKSHITAEQLETTELVKVLYGILKTCSDTNVRKGVKSLLSRWRKQYSCERTGGTHSDERKDPAGSSAQVDGDGGVRAPEQQADRPLQGTSALSDSVRTKCVHLLLAALHPEPPDQIKAEQLAEDIEKHIHDLHKTSRLKYKTCVRSKVANLRNPKSPHLCQGLLSGSLLPQDFAKMSVEDMASPELRQLREEFSSQGVSERQLPQGVEGTPTQKIHCKRCGGSDCRVTQVSRGALFLPAWVRQGGIDQDAMTFVTCRGCGQQWYHSGWVCF